AATACAGACATTCTCGAATATCAGAGAGGGTAATTATCTCTATATAGATAAGACCCAATACATCGTGGATTTTCGAGAGAAAAAAATGAAGTATGTCTTTCTGAGTCGTCCAAGACGATTCGGAAAGTCGCTCTTTGCATCTACCCTCCAGGCCTATTTCGAGGGAAGGAAAGAACTTTTTGAGGGATTGGCCATTGCTGATTATGAGAAGGATTGGGTGAAGCACCCTGTGCTGCATTTCGACCTGAGCGGCGCCAAGCACATGGGAGTGGAGCAGCTGGAAAGATACCTGGCTGATATGCTTGAAGAGCAGGAGACAATTTGGGGATATAAGACGCATCAGGTGGACGCTAACCTCCATTTGAAAGACCTGGTGAAAGAAGCATACAAGCAGACGGGTAAGAAGGTAGTGATTATCATTGATGAATATGATGCCCCTTTGCTGGATGTAGTGCATGAAAAGGAAAATTTGAAACCGCTGCGCCTCATCATGCAGAACTTCTATAGTCCCATCAAGATGCTCGACCCATACTTGGAGTTTACCTTCATCACGGGTATCACCAAGTTCTCGCAGCTCAGCATCTTCAGCGAACTGAATAACCTCGATAACATCAGTATGTTCGACCAGTATTCGGCTATCTGCGGTATCAGCAAGAAGGAACTTACCACTCAGATGAAACCGGATATTGAGGCATTGGGAGAAGACCTGGGTATGACGTATGAGGAGTGCCTGGCAGAGCTGACAAGATTCTACGACGGCTATCATTTCAGTAAGAAATCTGAAGATGTATTCAATCCGT
This Segatella copri DSM 18205 DNA region includes the following protein-coding sequences:
- a CDS encoding ATP-binding protein, whose amino-acid sequence is MAKMVNFYPVGIQTFSNIREGNYLYIDKTQYIVDFREKKMKYVFLSRPRRFGKSLFASTLQAYFEGRKELFEGLAIADYEKDWVKHPVLHFDLSGAKHMGVEQLERYLADMLEEQETIWGYKTHQVDANLHLKDLVKEAYKQTGKKVVIIIDEYDAPLLDVVHEKENLKPLRLIMQNFYSPIKMLDPYLEFTFITGITKFSQLSIFSELNNLDNISMFDQYSAICGISKKELTTQMKPDIEALGEDLGMTYEECLAELTRFYDGYHFSKKSEDVFNPFSLVKALNAQKIAPYWFSDLYIHKTVNEYLCNFDVAKNYNIGDLPEIPFGESDIIPFLYQFGILSIKKYNPIIGVYTIGVPNDDIRKGISDSIFCRW